One bacterium DNA segment encodes these proteins:
- the larE gene encoding ATP-dependent sacrificial sulfur transferase LarE has product MTTIDSAQLRCKQARLDATLRELRGAVVAFSGGVDSAYLLAAAFDVLGDRCVAATAVSASLARDELAAAQRIAASIGVRHLRVETRELEDDRYLRNDANRCYFCKRALFTELERLARGLDLPAVVYGANADDVGDYRPGMRAAAEFAVRAPLLEAELGKDEIRALARARRLEVWDKPAAPCLASRLPYGSPVTVAALGQVEAAERIVRGLGFREVRVRHHGAAASVEVPLPEVERLTALSGRLTEALRVVGFTAVRIAPDGLRSGRFSASLAGRGTGGTAGGGP; this is encoded by the coding sequence GTGACCACGATCGACAGCGCGCAACTCCGGTGTAAGCAGGCGCGGCTCGACGCGACGCTGCGCGAGCTTCGCGGCGCCGTCGTCGCTTTTTCGGGCGGCGTCGACAGCGCGTATCTGCTCGCGGCGGCGTTCGACGTGCTGGGTGACCGATGCGTGGCCGCGACGGCGGTCTCGGCGTCGCTCGCCCGGGACGAGCTCGCCGCGGCGCAGCGGATCGCCGCATCCATCGGCGTCCGGCACCTCCGCGTAGAGACGCGCGAACTCGAAGACGATCGCTATCTCCGCAACGACGCGAACCGGTGCTATTTCTGCAAGCGCGCGCTGTTCACCGAACTCGAGCGGCTCGCCCGGGGCCTGGATCTTCCCGCGGTCGTGTACGGCGCGAACGCGGACGACGTGGGGGACTACCGGCCGGGGATGCGCGCGGCGGCGGAGTTCGCGGTGCGGGCGCCGCTCCTCGAGGCGGAACTCGGCAAGGACGAGATCCGCGCGCTCGCCCGCGCGCGGCGTCTGGAGGTCTGGGACAAGCCGGCCGCGCCGTGCCTCGCGTCGCGCCTGCCGTACGGCTCGCCGGTGACCGTCGCGGCGCTCGGCCAAGTCGAGGCGGCGGAGCGGATCGTGCGCGGCCTGGGCTTCCGCGAGGTGCGCGTGCGCCACCACGGCGCCGCCGCGAGCGTCGAGGTGCCGCTGCCGGAGGTCGAGCGGCTGACCGCGCTCTCCGGGCGCCTTACCGAAGCGTTGCGCGTCGTCGGCTTCACGGCCGTACGGATCGCGCCGGACGGCCTCCGCTCCGGACGGTTTTCCGCGAGTCTGGCGGGCCGCGGCACGGGGGGAACGGCCGGGGGCGGCCCGTGA
- a CDS encoding DMT family transporter: MSRDGAGRGRLLLEPLLAVVLWGGVYPGVRLALREIDPVDVTFLRLVIATAVPAVIWLPRRRPAPRGSAGSIVRAGLAQATFQILLIGGLRWTTAGQSAILLAAAPILTAGWLAVRGGEAPDARRWTGLVTGLAGVALIVWGQAGGLDSQHALGDLIALGAAAAWSWYAFSISPVVAATGTWQATGWSMGIAMLLFAPIALPGAARHAWAVVSWPAWAGLVYGATAGMVLAMALWGRSLYRYGQRQTMVYVYLEPISAVIIAAVVLGETLTLVQAAGALLTFAGVSLASEPVRPAAEAS, translated from the coding sequence ATGAGCCGGGACGGAGCGGGACGCGGGCGGCTGCTCCTCGAGCCGCTGCTCGCGGTCGTGCTGTGGGGCGGCGTCTATCCCGGCGTGCGGCTGGCGCTTCGCGAGATCGACCCGGTGGACGTGACGTTTCTGCGTCTGGTGATCGCGACCGCGGTGCCGGCGGTAATCTGGCTGCCCCGCCGGCGTCCCGCGCCGCGGGGGTCCGCGGGGTCGATCGTGCGTGCCGGGCTCGCCCAGGCGACGTTTCAGATTCTCCTCATCGGCGGCCTTCGGTGGACGACGGCCGGGCAGAGCGCGATCTTGCTCGCGGCTGCTCCGATCCTGACCGCCGGGTGGCTGGCCGTCCGCGGGGGCGAAGCGCCGGACGCGCGCCGCTGGACCGGGCTCGTCACCGGGCTCGCCGGCGTCGCGCTGATCGTCTGGGGGCAGGCCGGCGGGCTCGATTCGCAGCATGCGCTGGGCGACCTGATCGCGCTCGGCGCGGCCGCCGCGTGGTCGTGGTACGCCTTCTCCATCAGTCCGGTCGTCGCGGCGACCGGGACGTGGCAGGCGACGGGATGGTCGATGGGGATCGCGATGCTCTTGTTCGCGCCGATCGCGCTGCCGGGCGCGGCGCGGCACGCTTGGGCCGTGGTGTCGTGGCCGGCGTGGGCCGGACTCGTTTACGGCGCAACGGCCGGCATGGTGCTGGCGATGGCGCTGTGGGGCCGGTCGCTCTACCGGTACGGCCAGCGGCAGACGATGGTGTACGTCTACCTGGAGCCGATCTCGGCGGTGATCATCGCCGCGGTCGTGCTCGGCGAAACCCTCACCCTCGTACAGGCGGCCGGCGCGCTCCTCACGTTTGCGGGCGTGTCGCTGGCATCGGAGCCTGTGCGCCCCGCGGCCGAGGCGTCGTGA
- a CDS encoding extracellular solute-binding protein, translating to MKDSSHRFDRRTLLIGAGVAAAAGTGILGRPGAVRAAGAALPPLPSRPLALTIIDVAGQLQLTKAIIEDYAANHKQYVSGVSYQQATAPELPAKILAQQQANQLQINMVLTGSDALSAGIVQKIWQPILPDYQAKFPNLIGNYIQPKAQGLAQGYGILDVFGNYGPTFTYNPQRLPNPPKTPEDLLNWAKGNPGQLIYARPANSGPGRSFMMGLPYLLGEGNPREPSSWTKVWPYYQQLGQYVQYYPTGTAGTFQELGQGARTIAASTMGWDLNVRALGVVPKNFGAFAFNGEHLIADTQYICVPRGNSPEMLGLVLDLIAWVLKPDQQAKTYDTGYFYPGPAVKNVPLSMAPKDSQDKVGPVQRASFDELIKTRPIEIPLEPAKLVEAFQIWDQKVGANKLK from the coding sequence GTGAAGGACAGTTCACATCGGTTCGATCGCCGGACGCTTCTGATCGGCGCGGGCGTTGCCGCGGCCGCGGGTACCGGAATCCTCGGCCGTCCCGGCGCCGTCCGCGCGGCCGGCGCGGCGCTGCCGCCGCTGCCGTCGCGGCCGCTGGCGCTCACAATCATCGACGTCGCCGGCCAGCTGCAGCTCACGAAGGCCATCATCGAGGACTACGCCGCCAACCACAAACAGTACGTCAGCGGCGTGAGCTACCAGCAGGCGACGGCGCCGGAGCTGCCGGCGAAGATCCTCGCGCAGCAGCAGGCCAACCAGCTGCAGATCAACATGGTGCTGACCGGCTCGGACGCGCTGTCGGCCGGCATCGTGCAGAAAATCTGGCAGCCCATCCTGCCGGATTACCAGGCGAAGTTCCCCAACCTGATCGGCAACTACATCCAGCCGAAGGCGCAGGGGCTCGCGCAGGGGTACGGCATTCTCGACGTCTTCGGCAACTACGGACCGACGTTCACCTACAACCCGCAGCGGCTGCCGAATCCGCCGAAGACGCCCGAAGACCTCCTGAACTGGGCGAAGGGCAACCCCGGGCAGCTGATCTACGCGCGGCCGGCCAACTCCGGTCCGGGCCGCAGCTTCATGATGGGGCTGCCGTACCTGCTCGGTGAGGGGAACCCGCGCGAACCCAGCTCGTGGACGAAGGTCTGGCCGTACTACCAGCAGTTGGGCCAGTACGTTCAGTACTATCCCACCGGCACCGCGGGCACGTTCCAGGAGCTCGGCCAGGGCGCGCGCACCATCGCGGCGTCGACGATGGGCTGGGATCTCAACGTTCGGGCGCTCGGCGTGGTGCCGAAGAACTTCGGCGCGTTCGCTTTCAACGGCGAGCATCTAATCGCGGACACGCAGTACATCTGCGTGCCCAGGGGCAACTCGCCGGAGATGCTGGGACTCGTACTCGACCTGATCGCGTGGGTGCTGAAGCCCGATCAGCAGGCCAAGACCTACGACACCGGCTACTTCTATCCGGGCCCCGCGGTGAAGAACGTGCCGCTGTCGATGGCGCCGAAGGACAGTCAGGACAAAGTCGGACCGGTGCAGCGGGCGTCGTTCGACGAATTGATCAAGACTCGGCCGATCGAGATTCCGCTCGAACCGGCGAAGCTGGTGGAGGCGTTCCAGATCTGGGACCAGAAGGTCGGCGCGAACAAGCTCAAGTGA
- the larC gene encoding nickel pincer cofactor biosynthesis protein LarC, translating to MRLGYLDCASGASGDMLLGALLGAGWPRTALQRVVADLGVPVRLTVTRAERRGVPALRVEVTEDNPAHERLYPELAAIVDRCRVAAPVRRRAARVLHRLAEVESRVHGVPVERVHLHELGGLDTVVDVAGVLAGIEALGLDRIAASPVSIGRGWVRIRHGLVPVPAPATQALIEGMPVYAGDVEGEWLTPTGAALLKELVTEWGPLPPMRVDRIGTGAGRDDPERANVLRLFVGERQKTSASGAADRGAGAAAAVPFGDGARTERLVMLETSIDDMNPQLYPYVTARLIEAGALEVATVPAVMKKGRPGHVLRVLASQARAKELTGVLLAETTTLGVRAYEVSRLAATRRTVDVDTEYGRIPVKIAVDGDVVLNVAPEFEACRAAAESRGVPVKQVIAAALRVAPSSPAKRGAARARRT from the coding sequence ATGCGACTCGGCTACCTTGACTGCGCCAGCGGCGCGAGCGGCGACATGCTGCTCGGCGCGCTCCTCGGCGCGGGCTGGCCGCGGACCGCGCTGCAGCGCGTCGTCGCGGACCTCGGGGTGCCGGTCCGTCTGACCGTTACCAGGGCCGAGCGCCGCGGCGTGCCCGCGCTGCGCGTCGAGGTCACGGAAGACAATCCGGCGCACGAGCGGCTCTATCCGGAACTGGCCGCGATCGTCGACCGCTGCCGCGTTGCCGCCCCGGTGCGGAGGCGCGCGGCCCGCGTGCTGCACCGCCTTGCGGAGGTCGAGTCCCGCGTTCACGGCGTGCCCGTGGAGCGCGTGCACCTCCACGAACTCGGGGGCCTCGACACCGTCGTCGACGTGGCCGGCGTGCTCGCGGGCATCGAGGCGCTCGGGCTGGATCGAATCGCGGCGTCGCCGGTGAGCATCGGCCGCGGGTGGGTCCGCATCCGCCACGGCTTGGTGCCGGTGCCGGCCCCCGCCACGCAGGCGCTGATCGAAGGGATGCCGGTGTACGCGGGCGACGTCGAGGGCGAGTGGCTGACGCCGACCGGCGCCGCGCTGCTCAAGGAACTCGTGACGGAGTGGGGGCCGCTGCCGCCGATGCGGGTCGACCGCATCGGTACGGGTGCCGGCCGTGACGATCCCGAGCGGGCCAACGTGCTCCGGCTCTTCGTAGGTGAGCGGCAGAAGACGAGCGCGTCCGGTGCGGCGGACCGCGGTGCAGGCGCCGCGGCCGCCGTTCCCTTTGGTGACGGCGCACGCACGGAGCGGCTCGTCATGCTCGAAACCTCGATCGACGATATGAACCCGCAACTCTATCCGTACGTGACGGCGCGGCTGATCGAAGCCGGCGCGCTCGAGGTCGCGACCGTCCCGGCGGTCATGAAGAAGGGGCGCCCCGGCCACGTGCTGCGGGTCCTCGCATCCCAGGCCCGGGCGAAGGAACTGACCGGGGTGCTGCTCGCCGAGACGACCACGCTCGGTGTGCGCGCCTACGAAGTAAGCCGGCTGGCCGCGACCCGGCGCACCGTGGACGTGGATACGGAGTACGGCAGGATCCCGGTGAAGATCGCCGTCGACGGCGACGTGGTGCTGAACGTCGCGCCGGAGTTCGAGGCGTGCCGCGCCGCGGCGGAATCCCGCGGCGTGCCGGTCAAGCAGGTCATCGCGGCCGCGCTGCGCGTGGCACCGTCGAGCCCCGCCAAGCGGGGGGCGGCCCGCGCGCGGCGCACGTGA
- a CDS encoding ABC transporter ATP-binding protein: MSAQFRVQPSGPAGESLPALAHKIGRVEMRGLSKHFGGVAAVRDFDLDVRGGEFVSLLGPSGCGKSTALNLLAGLLEPDAGQILLDGRDLAPVPPERRGFGVVFQSYALFPHLTVARNVAFGLEMQGVRPEDVDRRVRRTLALVHLEETIDRYPAQLSGGQQQRVALARALVIEPRLLLMDEPLSNLDAKLRVEMRLEIRRLHQTLGLTTVYVTHDQEEALSLSDRIGLMKDGMLRQVGSPEEVYLRPESAFVANFFGYRNLFPVRVRTARGTQAEVATPSGLHLAGTMRDGVAAGAEAVAAVRPEDVEALPAPGNKPGIAARVEFAEFVGDAFECSVVADAGDAFVVRTPSRLERGAAVVLNVNPERLLVFPPE, encoded by the coding sequence GTGAGCGCCCAATTCCGGGTGCAGCCGTCCGGGCCGGCAGGCGAGAGCCTGCCGGCCCTAGCGCACAAAATCGGCCGCGTTGAAATGCGCGGCCTTTCGAAACACTTCGGCGGCGTCGCGGCGGTGCGGGACTTCGACCTCGACGTGCGGGGCGGCGAGTTCGTCAGCCTGCTGGGGCCCTCGGGGTGCGGCAAGAGCACCGCGCTCAATCTGCTCGCCGGTCTCCTCGAGCCGGATGCGGGACAGATCCTGCTCGACGGCCGTGACCTCGCGCCCGTGCCGCCGGAGCGGCGGGGCTTCGGCGTGGTATTCCAGAGCTACGCGCTCTTCCCGCATCTGACCGTCGCCCGCAACGTCGCCTTCGGGCTCGAGATGCAGGGCGTTCGGCCGGAGGACGTGGACCGGCGGGTCCGCCGGACGCTCGCGCTCGTCCATCTCGAAGAGACGATCGACCGCTATCCCGCGCAGCTCAGCGGCGGCCAGCAGCAGCGCGTCGCTCTGGCCCGCGCACTCGTCATCGAGCCGCGCCTGCTCTTGATGGACGAACCGCTCAGCAACCTCGACGCGAAGCTTCGCGTCGAGATGCGGCTCGAAATCCGCCGGCTGCATCAGACGCTCGGGCTCACGACCGTGTACGTCACGCACGATCAGGAAGAAGCGCTCTCGCTCTCCGACCGCATCGGCCTGATGAAAGACGGGATGCTGCGGCAGGTGGGCTCGCCCGAAGAAGTCTACCTGCGTCCGGAGTCGGCGTTCGTCGCGAACTTCTTCGGCTACCGGAACCTCTTCCCGGTGCGCGTTCGGACTGCGCGCGGCACCCAGGCCGAGGTCGCGACTCCCTCCGGCCTGCACCTGGCGGGCACGATGCGCGACGGGGTCGCGGCGGGCGCCGAGGCGGTTGCCGCGGTACGGCCGGAAGACGTCGAGGCGCTGCCCGCGCCCGGCAACAAGCCGGGCATCGCGGCGAGGGTCGAATTCGCAGAGTTTGTCGGCGACGCGTTCGAGTGCAGCGTCGTGGCCGACGCCGGCGACGCGTTCGTCGTCCGGACACCGTCGCGTCTCGAGCGCGGAGCGGCGGTGGTCCTGAACGTCAACCCCGAGCGGCTTCTGGTCTTTCCGCCGGAGTAG
- the larB gene encoding nickel pincer cofactor biosynthesis protein LarB has translation MNEDALSRLLDDVRAGRVSVGDALTALRWMPFADLGFAKADTHRPLRRGAPEAVYCPGKSIAQIVEIAAALRRAGGPVLLTRATPDVAAGVAESFPDAEYAAHARLVVLGGVPRRRTGCVGILTGGTGDLPVAEEAAWTAEVMGAEVARAYDVGVSGLHRLGAHRGLLERARALVVAAGMDGALPAVVAGLTRAPVIGVPTSVGYGVHLGGIAPLFTMLNACAPGVAVVNIDNGFGAGYLAACINGAAAGGGGERDGTEVRSTETRGADAEGPHATRLP, from the coding sequence GTGAACGAGGACGCGCTTTCGCGCCTGCTCGACGACGTGCGCGCCGGTCGCGTCTCGGTCGGCGACGCCCTCACCGCGCTGCGCTGGATGCCGTTCGCGGACCTCGGGTTTGCGAAGGCCGATACCCACCGGCCGCTCCGCCGCGGCGCGCCCGAGGCGGTCTACTGTCCCGGCAAGTCGATCGCGCAGATCGTCGAGATCGCGGCGGCGCTGCGGCGCGCCGGCGGTCCCGTGCTGTTGACGCGCGCGACGCCGGACGTGGCCGCCGGGGTGGCGGAGAGCTTCCCGGACGCCGAGTACGCGGCGCACGCCCGGCTCGTCGTGCTGGGCGGCGTCCCCCGCCGCCGGACCGGCTGCGTGGGGATATTGACCGGCGGAACCGGTGACCTGCCGGTCGCCGAAGAGGCGGCGTGGACGGCCGAGGTGATGGGCGCCGAGGTCGCGCGCGCCTATGACGTCGGCGTGAGCGGCCTCCACCGTCTCGGAGCGCACCGCGGGCTGCTCGAGCGGGCGCGGGCGCTGGTTGTCGCCGCTGGAATGGACGGCGCGTTGCCGGCGGTCGTCGCGGGGCTGACGCGGGCGCCGGTGATCGGCGTGCCGACCAGCGTCGGCTACGGCGTGCATCTCGGCGGCATCGCGCCGCTCTTCACGATGCTGAACGCGTGCGCGCCCGGGGTCGCGGTCGTGAACATCGACAACGGGTTCGGCGCCGGCTACCTCGCCGCGTGCATCAACGGCGCCGCCGCGGGGGGCGGCGGGGAAAGGGACGGCACGGAAGTCCGATCCACGGAAACGCGCGGGGCTGACGCGGAGGGACCGCATGCGACTCGGCTACCTTGA